A stretch of the Neofelis nebulosa isolate mNeoNeb1 chromosome 1, mNeoNeb1.pri, whole genome shotgun sequence genome encodes the following:
- the LOC131484838 gene encoding large ribosomal subunit protein P2-like, translating to MCYITSYLLASLRNNASPSAKYIKKILDSVGIKVDDDRLNKVICELNGKKNILKMSLPRGSVKLVVSMLTGGTVTVSAAPGSAAPADGSNTATAVEKRDDKKSKKWDVDMGSGLFH from the coding sequence ATGTGTTACATCACCTCCTACCTGCTGGCTTCCCTCAGAAACAATGCCTCCCCCAGTGCCAAATACATCAAGAAGATTCTGGATAGTGTCGGCATCAAGGTGGATGACGACCGGCTCAACAAAGTCATCTGCgagctgaatggaaaaaaaaatatattgaaaatgtcACTGCCCAGGGGGAGTGTCAAGCTGGTGGTCAGCATGCTCACTGGTGGGACTGTGACTGTCTCTGCTGCTCCAGGATCTGCAGCTCCTGCTGATGGTTCCAACACAGCCACAGCAGTGGAGAAGAGAGATGACAAGAAGTCAAAGAAGTGGGACGTTGATATGGGATCTGGATTGTTTCATTAG